The following is a genomic window from Serratia ficaria.
CTGTTCGACAACCAGCGCAGCATCCAGGACTCGCTGTACACCGTGCATAAAGATTACCTGATGTTCTTCTCCGACTCGGTTCGCGGCCTGCAGCCGGGCGCGCCGGTAGAATTCCGCGGCATTCGTCTCGGTACGGTGGCGCAGGTGCCGTTCTCCAAAGAGGGCATGGCGCAGCGGCTGGACAGCGATTACCGCATTCCGGTGCTGATCCGCATCGAACCGGATCGCTTCCAGAAACAGCTGGGCGGCAACTTCGACATCGAAGGCCATCTGAAAGACGCCGAGTCGCGCGGCATGCGCGCTTCCCTGAAGTCCGCCAACCTGCTGACCGGTTCGCTGTATATCGATCTGGACTTCTATCCGCAGGAGAAGGCCTGGAAAGGTCCGCGTGAGCTGTTCGGTTATCCGCTGATGCCGACCACCAGCGGCGGCCTGGCGCAGATCCAGCAGAAGCTGATGCAGACGCTGGACAAGATCAACGCGATGCCGATCAATCCGATGATCAACGAAGCGACCAAAACGCTGGCGGAAAGTCAGAAGACCATGAAGTCGACGCAGCAGACCATGAAGTCGCTGAATGACATCATCGCCAGCAAAGAGATGAAGGCGCTGCCGCAGGACATGCAGAAAACGCTGCAGGAGTTGAACCGCAGCATGAAAGGGTTCCAGCCGGGTTCACCTGCCTACAACAAGATGGTGGGCGACATGCAACGACTGGATCAGGTGTTGCGCGAACTGCAGCCGGTGCTGCGCACTCTGAATGACAAGAGCAACGCGCTGGTGTTTGAAGCCGCCGGCAGCAATGACCCTCAGCCGAAGAAGGCCAATAAATGATGAAATGGATCCCGGTAGCCCTGGCGCTGTTGCTCAGCGCCTGCAGCAGTACGCCACAGAAAACCTACTATCAGCTGCCGGCGCTGGGGGCGTCGGCGCAGGTGAGCGGCGGTGCCGCCTCTACGCGCCAGCTGTGGCTGGAGCACGTTGGCGTCGCCGATTATCTGGCGCAAAACGGCGTGGTTTATCAGACCAACGACGTGCAGTACGTCATCGCCCAGAACAACCTGTGGGCCAGCCCGCTGGATCAACAGCTGCAGCAGACGCTGGTCACCAACCTGAGCGGCGCGCTGCCGGGTTGGGTGGTGTCTTCGCAGCCGATGAACAGCGATCAGGATGTGCTTAACGTCACCGTCAGCGGCTTCCACGGCCGTTTCGACGGCAAGGCCGTCATTCGCGGCGAATGGGTGCTGAATCATCAGGGGCGGCTGATTAAGCGGCCGTTTAACCTGGAGCTGAAGCAGGGTGAAGACGGCTACGATGCGCTGGTGCGCACCCTGGCGCAGGGGTGGCAGCAGGAGGCTCAGACGATCGCTTCGCAGGTCGGCGGCTTTTAGACATAATTTGGACTAAAATGATCTAATCCCTGTCGGTGAGAAATATCACTTTTTCTTGTCGGCAGGGATTTTTTATTTATATCAACGAATTAACCTCTTTCCCTGCATATCAGCCACTTAGCTTTTTCCGCGGGCGTAGCTCACAAATATGACATTGGCGTGAATTTTGCGCATTGATCTTCGCGTCATTTAGCGCTATTGCTTAATCGTGGCTGCGCAAAAAGCAGCCATTGTTTTCTTTCCACCAGACCAAAAATGAGGGAAACGAGGCATGAAGAGACAGAAACGCGATCGTCTGGAAAGGGCGCATTCGAGAGGGTATCAGGCAGGCATTTTAGGGCGTTCCAGGGAACATTGTCCCTACCAATCATCGGTGGACGCCCGGTCTCAATGGCTGGGAGGTTGGCGAGAAGCCATGGAGGACAGGGCTGTGACCGCTTAAGCGGCTCCCTGTCAAAAAAAGGAACAACCTCCGCCGCGCGCGGAGGTTTTTGTTTCAGCTGCCGATTACCCCTGCCAGCGTTTCAGTAAAATACTCGCGTTCACGCCGCCAAAGCCGAAGCCGTTGGACAAGGCGTAGGTGATGCTCATCGGTTCCGCCTGCTTCGCCACCAGATGCAATCCTTCCGCCGCCGGATCGGGGTTATCCAGATTCAACGTGGCGGGGGCGATTTGGTCGCGCAGCGCCAGCGCGGTGAAGATGGTTTCCAGCCCGCCGGCCGCCCCCAGCAAATGGCCGGTCGCCGATTTGGTCGAGGTCACCGCTACGCCGCCGTCTGCGCCGAACAGGTGCCTGATGGCGTTAATTTCCCCCAGATCGCCCACCGGCGTCGAGGTGGCGTGTGCGTTCAGATGCTGGACTTCGCCCGGCGTAACGCCCGCCTGCTTCAGCGCAATCTTCATGGCGCGGTAGGCGCCGTCGCCGTCTTCGGCGCCGGAGGTCATGTGGTAGGCATCGGCGCTGGTGCCGTAGCCGACAATTTCCGCCAGCGGCGCCGCTCCGCGCGCCAGTGCGTGTTCGAGGGTTTCGATGACCAGCATGCCGGCGCCTTCGCCCATCACGAAACCGTCGCGTGCGCTGTCGAAAGGCCGCGAGGCCTGCGCCGCCTCGTCCGCCGATGCGGTAGACATGGCGCGCGCGGCGGCAAAGCCCCCCAGGCTGACGGTATCGATAGCGGCCTCGGTGCCGCCGCACAGGGCGATATCGGCCTCATCGTTACGGATCATGCGCACCGCATCGCCAATGGCCTGAACGCCGGCCGCGCAGGCGGTGACCGGCGCGCCGATCGGCCCTTTGAACCCATGCTTGATAGATACGTGGCCGGCGGCCAGGTTAACCAGGAATGAAGGAATGGTGAACGGCGACAGACGCTTGGCGCCGCGGCTGTCGGTGGTGCGCACCGCGTGAGCGATGGCTGGAAAACCGCCGATGCCGGAGGCTATCACGGTCGCGGTGCGCTCCTGCTTCTCTTCGGTATCGGCGACCCAGCCGGCCTGGCGGATCGCCTCATCGGCCGCCGCCATGGCGAACAGGATAAAGCGATCCATTTTTTTCTGGTCTTTGGGGGCGACGGACAGGTCGGGGTTAAAGCCGGCTTCGGCATCC
Proteins encoded in this region:
- the pqiB gene encoding intermembrane transport protein PqiB encodes the protein MTENNHSVADVEKIKRWSPVWIIPIVTALIGAWILFYHFSHQGPVVTLVTTTAEGLEAGKTKIKSRSVDVGVVETVTLSDDLSKVMVQARLNAGMEKLLRQDTAFWVVKPQIGREGVSGLGTLLSGAYIELQPGTKGKDGKDDYQLLDAPPLASPDAKGLRIVLDSEKSGQLNAGDPVLFRGYRVGSVETSYFDPKQRAMRYQLFISAPYDQLVTSNVRFWKDSGVAFDMSAQGMRVEMGSLATLFSGGVSFDVPDGWDRGELAKEKAEYQLFDNQRSIQDSLYTVHKDYLMFFSDSVRGLQPGAPVEFRGIRLGTVAQVPFSKEGMAQRLDSDYRIPVLIRIEPDRFQKQLGGNFDIEGHLKDAESRGMRASLKSANLLTGSLYIDLDFYPQEKAWKGPRELFGYPLMPTTSGGLAQIQQKLMQTLDKINAMPINPMINEATKTLAESQKTMKSTQQTMKSLNDIIASKEMKALPQDMQKTLQELNRSMKGFQPGSPAYNKMVGDMQRLDQVLRELQPVLRTLNDKSNALVFEAAGSNDPQPKKANK
- the pqiC gene encoding membrane integrity-associated transporter subunit PqiC, whose amino-acid sequence is MMKWIPVALALLLSACSSTPQKTYYQLPALGASAQVSGGAASTRQLWLEHVGVADYLAQNGVVYQTNDVQYVIAQNNLWASPLDQQLQQTLVTNLSGALPGWVVSSQPMNSDQDVLNVTVSGFHGRFDGKAVIRGEWVLNHQGRLIKRPFNLELKQGEDGYDALVRTLAQGWQQEAQTIASQVGGF
- the rmf gene encoding ribosome modulation factor; its protein translation is MKRQKRDRLERAHSRGYQAGILGRSREHCPYQSSVDARSQWLGGWREAMEDRAVTA
- the fabF gene encoding beta-ketoacyl-ACP synthase II, which codes for MNSRRIVITGMGVVSPLGCGVEAVWQRLLNGQSGIRPLPEAIVADLQVKVGGQVPSQEQDAEAGFNPDLSVAPKDQKKMDRFILFAMAAADEAIRQAGWVADTEEKQERTATVIASGIGGFPAIAHAVRTTDSRGAKRLSPFTIPSFLVNLAAGHVSIKHGFKGPIGAPVTACAAGVQAIGDAVRMIRNDEADIALCGGTEAAIDTVSLGGFAAARAMSTASADEAAQASRPFDSARDGFVMGEGAGMLVIETLEHALARGAAPLAEIVGYGTSADAYHMTSGAEDGDGAYRAMKIALKQAGVTPGEVQHLNAHATSTPVGDLGEINAIRHLFGADGGVAVTSTKSATGHLLGAAGGLETIFTALALRDQIAPATLNLDNPDPAAEGLHLVAKQAEPMSITYALSNGFGFGGVNASILLKRWQG